One stretch of Zingiber officinale cultivar Zhangliang chromosome 6B, Zo_v1.1, whole genome shotgun sequence DNA includes these proteins:
- the LOC121992234 gene encoding reticulon-like protein B21, producing the protein MQACIRRRALSRSSRAGGNGGGGARLRKSQSDSAASVEKRKKSNFAAADKEESGGSSAVQLKKSLSDLPFSRTDQREMFVNKEMDKNGEKPRSAEEEEEQIPVSVEDEEKNQSLESLLSVDVVEKEQIVLVADRNAEEEEEEEEDSEMQCVENAAMNLESEAQPPPPHGKHLFIQSVEREEQQEQEEQEEQEEKCEVVSSTRMQSIEDLVLWKDASRSALVFGFGTFLLLSSSYAEEVHFSMISASSYVGLTYLAFVFLCKSFIRRGEEQSQCDESCNVVEEEDAIWLLKMLLPYINELLLKLKTLFSGDPSTTLKLAGVLFVMARCGSNITIWSLVRLMFFGVFIVPKACCSYSSYLTKLGRFWLDRVRDGWESCTHKKAVAVAIFCVIWNISSTIARVWSFFMLVVAVKLYQQSAAENSSSREEEGEEQKEGQEDSMAGQSQLLKLH; encoded by the exons ATGCAGGCATGCATTCGAAGGCGAGCCTTGTCGCGGAGCAGCCGCGCCGGAGGCAATGGCGGCGGCGGCGCAAGGCTGAGGAAGAGCCAAAGTGACAGTGCGGCGTCGGTCGAGAAGCGGAAAAAATCCAATTTTGCGGCGGCGGACAAAGAGGAGAGCGGCGGAAGCAGCGCAGTTCAGCTCAAGAAATCCCTCTCTGATTTACCCTTCTCGCGGACCGATCAGCGCGAGATGTTCGTCAACAAGGAAATGGATAAGAATGGCGAGAAGCCGAGGagcgcggaggaggaggaggagcagatCCCTGTGTCGGTCGAGGACGAGGAGAAGAACCAGAGCCTCGAGAGCTTGCTGTCAGTGGACGTGGTGGAAAAGGAGCAGATTGTTCTCGTGGCAGATCGAAATG ctgaagaagaagaagaagaagaagaggacagCGAAATGCAATGCGTTG AGAATGCAGCGATGAATCTAGAGTCAGAAGCACAGCCACCACCTCCTCACGGTAAGCATCTGTTCATCCAATCAGTCGAAAGAGAAGAACAACaagaacaagaagaacaagaagaacaagaagaaaagTGCGAGGTCGTTTCATCCACCAGGATGCAAAGCATTG AAGATTTAGTCCTGTGGAAGGACGCATCGAGATCCGCCTTGGTTTTCGGCTTCGgaaccttcctcctcctctcctcttcgtACGCCGAGGAAGTCCATTTCAG TATGATTTCAGCGAGCTCTTACGTTGGACTTACCTATCTCGCATTTGTTTTCCTCTGCAAATCCTTCATCCGCAG AGGAGAAGAACAGTCGCAGTGCGACGAGAGTTGCAATGTAgttgaagaagaagatgcaatctGGCTTCTAAAAATGCTGCTTCCTTACATCAACGAGCTACTTCTGAAGCTCAAAACTCTCTTCTCCGGTGATCCATCAACGACTTTAAAG TTGGCTGGAGTTCTATTTGTGATGGCGAGATGCGGCAGCAACATCACAATTTGGAGTCTTGTCAGATTGA TGTTTTTTGGGGTCTTCATCGTTCCAAAAGCCTGCTGTTCCTACTCTTCTTATCTGACAAAACTTG GGAGATTTTGGTTGGATAGGGTTAGGGATGGGTGGGAGTCATGCACCCACAAGAAGGCCGTGGCCGTTGCCATATTTTGTGTTATTTGGAACATATCGTCGACTATCGCTAGGGTTTGGTCAT TCTTCATGCTTGTGGTGGCTGTGAAGCTCTACCAACAATCTGCAGCAGAGAACAGCAGcagcagagaagaagaaggagaagaacaaaAGGAAGGACAAGAAGATTCCATGGCAGGACAAAGCCAGCTGCTCAAATTACACTGA